A genomic stretch from Dyella sp. M7H15-1 includes:
- the tssG gene encoding type VI secretion system baseplate subunit TssG, producing the protein MNAIEPLRTDMPPLWPALLTHATRMHFFRFCELLERSAPERPLLGATDTPADDPFRFRSKLRLGFPGREIDAVEYDPDDAAQAPTIRTTFLGLYGVDARMPTYFVDTIAQNHDGAEPLAAFLDLFHHRIVTQYYRIWRKYRYPVGFERDGGDPISTYLLSLAGLGLGAPDIGQTIGPRKLLSMLGLVNQKTRTTEGLAGVLQHAVPDATITVEEFHPVWVDVDTTEPMPLGEHCVLGGGFFDRGNCVRVVIMPTTASTVRSLMPGHAMHDDVLHLLRFYLGYEAQAVIDMHVAPALMPAPVLEPNTVSLGYTTLLAHDDAPSRDTPIRVQLGAWNVPSRS; encoded by the coding sequence TTGAACGCGATCGAACCCCTGCGCACCGACATGCCGCCGCTGTGGCCCGCGCTGCTGACGCACGCCACCAGAATGCATTTTTTCCGATTCTGCGAACTGCTCGAACGCAGTGCGCCGGAGCGCCCACTGCTGGGCGCGACCGACACGCCTGCTGACGATCCGTTCCGTTTCCGCTCGAAGCTCCGGCTGGGCTTCCCGGGACGCGAAATCGATGCGGTCGAATACGATCCGGATGACGCGGCACAAGCGCCAACGATCCGCACCACGTTCCTCGGCCTGTACGGCGTGGACGCGCGCATGCCGACGTACTTCGTCGATACCATCGCGCAGAACCACGACGGCGCCGAACCGCTGGCGGCGTTTTTGGATCTGTTTCACCACCGCATCGTCACCCAGTACTACCGCATCTGGCGCAAATACCGCTATCCGGTCGGCTTCGAACGCGATGGTGGCGATCCGATCTCGACCTATCTGCTGAGCCTGGCCGGACTTGGACTCGGCGCGCCAGATATCGGTCAGACGATCGGTCCGCGCAAGCTGCTTTCGATGCTGGGCCTGGTAAATCAGAAAACCCGTACCACTGAAGGACTGGCCGGTGTTCTGCAGCACGCAGTGCCCGACGCGACGATCACGGTGGAGGAATTCCACCCGGTGTGGGTGGACGTCGACACCACCGAACCGATGCCGCTCGGCGAGCACTGCGTGCTGGGCGGCGGTTTCTTCGATCGCGGCAATTGCGTGCGCGTTGTCATCATGCCCACGACGGCAAGCACCGTGCGCAGCCTGATGCCGGGGCACGCGATGCACGATGATGTCTTGCATCTGCTGCGCTTTTATCTCGGCTACGAAGCACAGGCCGTGATCGACATGCACGTCGCCCCCGCCCTCATGCCCGCGCCCGTGCTCGAACCGAACACGGTGAGCCTGGGTTACACCACGCTGCTCGCTCACGATGACGCGCCGTCGCGCGACACGCCTATTCGTGTGCAGCTCGGCGCGTGGAACGTGCCGTCCCGATCGTAA
- the pgsA gene encoding CDP-diacylglycerol--glycerol-3-phosphate 3-phosphatidyltransferase — protein MRINLPTWLTLFRVALLPVMVMVFYWPFRGHNLTAAIVFALAGITDWLDGYLARRLNLTSKFGAFLDPVADKLMVAVTLFMLVETHRGGWPGIVMAITSAIIVGREISISALREWMAEIGMRATVRVAFLGKLKTAMQMVALIVLILQHEKNAEALRLYHIGEGLLMIAGVLTIWSGLHYLRAAWPALHSDDPALTHGQDRNA, from the coding sequence ATGCGCATCAATTTACCGACCTGGCTCACGCTGTTCCGCGTAGCGCTGCTGCCGGTCATGGTGATGGTGTTCTACTGGCCATTCCGGGGGCACAACCTAACCGCTGCCATCGTGTTCGCCTTGGCCGGCATCACCGATTGGCTTGACGGCTATCTTGCCCGCCGGCTCAACTTGACCTCCAAGTTCGGCGCCTTCCTGGATCCGGTGGCCGACAAGCTGATGGTGGCGGTCACCTTGTTCATGCTGGTGGAAACCCATCGCGGTGGCTGGCCGGGCATCGTCATGGCGATCACCTCCGCCATCATTGTTGGCCGGGAGATCAGCATTTCCGCACTGCGTGAATGGATGGCCGAGATTGGCATGCGCGCCACCGTGCGAGTAGCCTTCCTGGGCAAGCTGAAAACAGCGATGCAGATGGTTGCCCTGATTGTGCTGATCCTGCAACACGAGAAAAATGCCGAAGCCTTGCGCCTGTACCACATCGGCGAAGGGTTGCTGATGATTGCCGGTGTGCTCACCATTTGGTCGGGTTTACATTATCTGCGTGCGGCTTGGCCGGCTTTGCACAGCGACGACCCCGCTCTCACGCATGGACAAGACAGAAACGCTTGA
- the tssF gene encoding type VI secretion system baseplate subunit TssF: protein MTNPTKDNDILRYYDAEMRYLREAGKEFSRAFPDRARALGLDRLGERDPHVERLFEGFAFLMGRLRHKLDDELPELTEGLVSMLWPHYLRMIPSLSILELRPSAGVLQRHEQLEAGLEAVSDPIALGTGAADSGATVECVYRTTQPVDLYPLSLTEAQATTRDDGRSVLRFRLAIESQIERQQFSVPRLRLYLHADRPVALALYAALTAEPLAMQVRVPGYPEDRPGAPQSMPGLRLQAAGFATDERLWPKPDNAFGGYQLLLEYFTFPEKFMFVDLFGLDMQAIPQAAPYVDVEVVLHKPYPDDMRFSADNVRLYCTPIINLFEVEADPITTTQFDTDYRVVANERHGAHVDVYAVDAIQGFEVGSGERFEYAPFAAFRHRGGMLRHDMPERYFHTRMRRGLSGRFDSWVVLGGHAWEQQTTLPSETLSLSVTGTNGMLPRKGLREAGITRMRGGFNNVGAVRNLVAPTLPVYPPSSDRFHWRVLSHLAPNYLSLLDAQLLRGALALYDWSDGELNRRRIDAITDVRHRSVQKLVKGGLLRGVEIEVTLNSHAFAGDGDVELFGGMLNRFLGLYATLNLYTRLVIVALPTGQRMVWPDTKGEGAPF from the coding sequence ATGACCAACCCCACTAAAGACAACGACATCCTGCGCTACTACGACGCCGAAATGCGCTATCTGCGCGAAGCCGGCAAGGAGTTTTCGCGGGCATTCCCCGACCGCGCCCGTGCGCTCGGCCTCGATCGCCTGGGCGAACGCGATCCGCATGTGGAACGCCTGTTCGAAGGCTTCGCGTTCCTGATGGGTCGCCTGCGCCACAAGCTCGACGACGAACTGCCGGAACTGACCGAGGGACTGGTCAGCATGTTGTGGCCGCATTACCTGCGCATGATCCCGTCGCTGTCGATTCTCGAACTGCGGCCCTCCGCGGGTGTTCTGCAACGGCATGAACAGCTCGAAGCGGGCCTCGAAGCGGTGTCCGATCCGATTGCGCTGGGTACCGGTGCGGCGGACAGCGGCGCGACCGTCGAGTGCGTGTATCGCACCACGCAACCGGTCGATCTGTATCCATTGAGCCTGACCGAAGCACAGGCCACCACGCGCGACGACGGCCGCTCGGTGCTGCGCTTTCGTCTCGCGATCGAATCGCAGATCGAACGCCAGCAATTCTCGGTGCCGCGCCTGCGCCTTTATCTGCATGCCGACCGTCCCGTTGCGCTGGCCTTGTACGCCGCGCTGACGGCCGAACCGCTGGCGATGCAGGTCCGCGTACCCGGCTATCCGGAGGACCGGCCGGGCGCACCGCAAAGCATGCCGGGGCTGCGGCTTCAGGCGGCCGGCTTTGCCACCGACGAGCGTTTGTGGCCCAAGCCCGACAACGCCTTCGGCGGCTATCAGTTGCTGCTCGAATACTTCACCTTCCCCGAGAAGTTCATGTTCGTGGATCTCTTCGGCCTGGACATGCAGGCGATCCCGCAAGCTGCGCCGTACGTGGACGTGGAAGTGGTGCTGCACAAACCGTATCCCGACGACATGCGTTTTTCCGCCGACAACGTGCGCTTGTACTGCACGCCGATCATCAACCTGTTCGAGGTGGAAGCCGATCCGATCACGACCACGCAGTTCGACACCGACTACCGCGTGGTCGCCAACGAACGCCACGGCGCGCACGTGGATGTCTATGCGGTCGATGCCATCCAGGGTTTCGAGGTCGGCTCTGGCGAGCGCTTCGAATACGCGCCCTTCGCCGCGTTCCGTCACCGTGGCGGCATGCTGCGCCATGACATGCCGGAACGGTATTTCCACACGCGCATGCGCCGCGGCCTGTCAGGCCGCTTCGATTCCTGGGTGGTGCTCGGCGGCCACGCATGGGAACAGCAGACGACCTTGCCCAGCGAAACGCTCTCGCTGTCCGTGACCGGCACGAACGGCATGCTGCCACGCAAGGGCCTGCGCGAAGCCGGTATCACGCGCATGCGCGGCGGCTTCAACAATGTGGGGGCGGTGCGCAATCTCGTCGCGCCCACGCTGCCGGTGTATCCGCCTTCCAGCGACCGCTTTCACTGGCGCGTGCTGTCGCATCTGGCGCCGAATTATCTCTCGCTGCTCGATGCGCAACTGCTGCGCGGTGCGCTCGCGCTGTACGACTGGAGCGACGGCGAACTCAATCGCCGCCGCATCGATGCGATCACGGACGTGCGTCACCGGTCCGTGCAAAAGCTCGTCAAGGGCGGCTTGCTGCGCGGCGTGGAGATTGAAGTCACGCTCAACAGCCACGCGTTTGCGGGTGACGGGGACGTGGAGCTTTTTGGTGGGATGTTGAATCGCTTTCTCGGACTCTACGCGACACTCAACCTGTACACGCGCCTGGTGATCGTTGCGCTGCCGACCGGGCAGCGCATGGTCTGGCCGGATACCAAGGGCGAAGGAGCGCCGTTTTGA
- the uvrC gene encoding excinuclease ABC subunit UvrC has product MQHASSQAFDGKAFVSTLTTSPGVYRYFNEDGELLYVGKASNLKKRVGSYFLKPRMEPRIAAMVAQIARAETTVTRTEAEALLLESQLIKVLKPRYNILLRDDKSYPYIYLSGSEDYPRLAFHRGARNQPGRYFGPFPSAFAVRESLNLMQKLFKVRQCEDSYFRNRSRPCLQYQIGRCTGPCVGLISVEDYRGDVRHAEMFLDGRSSAVIDELVDAMEQASAALNFERAAALRDQVAALRKLHAQNHVQGATADMDVIACRMEAGIVCVSVLFFRNGLSLGTRDFYPRLPLDPEPADVLAQFIAQYYLDRLVPREIILGEDVADAQLLSEMLAQQCGHAVEIKTRVRGDRAQFLQMAERNAQASLTSRIASRQTLGTRFEDLRNLLGLDEPPRRIECFDISHTRGEATVASCVVFGPEGPEKSHYRRFNISGITPGDDYAAMHQALTRRFRKVAEGEGARPDVLLIDGGSGQVAQALDVLGELGVTGIEVVGVAKGPGRRAGEETLILASSHREIHPGPSSPALHLVAAVRDESHRFAIRGHRKRREKARERSVLEDVQGVGARRRTALLKAFGGLAGVEAAGVEELMQVKGIDRGLAERIYGALHV; this is encoded by the coding sequence ATGCAACACGCATCCTCCCAAGCCTTCGACGGCAAGGCCTTCGTCAGCACGCTCACCACGTCCCCCGGCGTCTATCGTTATTTCAACGAAGATGGCGAGTTGCTCTACGTGGGCAAGGCCAGCAACCTCAAGAAGCGCGTCGGCAGCTACTTCCTGAAGCCGCGGATGGAGCCGCGCATCGCCGCCATGGTGGCGCAGATCGCCCGCGCCGAAACCACCGTCACGCGCACCGAGGCGGAAGCCTTGTTGTTGGAGTCGCAGCTCATCAAGGTGCTCAAGCCGCGCTACAACATTTTGCTGCGTGACGACAAAAGCTATCCGTATATCTATCTATCGGGCAGCGAGGATTACCCTCGGCTGGCTTTCCACCGCGGCGCACGCAATCAGCCAGGACGCTACTTCGGTCCATTCCCCAGCGCATTTGCTGTGCGTGAAAGCCTCAACCTGATGCAGAAACTGTTCAAGGTGCGCCAGTGCGAGGACAGCTATTTCCGCAATCGTTCACGCCCCTGCCTGCAATACCAGATAGGACGCTGTACCGGTCCTTGCGTGGGCTTGATCAGCGTCGAGGATTACCGCGGCGACGTGCGCCACGCGGAAATGTTTCTGGACGGCCGTAGCAGCGCGGTGATCGATGAACTCGTTGATGCGATGGAGCAGGCCAGCGCAGCGCTGAACTTCGAGCGTGCCGCGGCATTGCGCGACCAGGTGGCAGCGCTGCGCAAGCTGCATGCGCAGAATCATGTGCAGGGCGCCACGGCCGATATGGACGTCATCGCGTGCCGCATGGAGGCCGGCATTGTCTGCGTGAGCGTGTTGTTCTTCCGCAACGGCCTCAGCTTGGGTACTCGCGATTTTTACCCACGCCTGCCGCTGGATCCTGAACCTGCTGACGTGCTGGCGCAATTCATTGCCCAGTACTATCTGGATCGCCTGGTACCGCGCGAAATCATCCTTGGCGAAGACGTCGCCGATGCCCAACTGCTCAGCGAGATGCTCGCCCAGCAATGTGGGCATGCGGTGGAGATCAAAACACGCGTGCGCGGTGATCGCGCACAGTTCCTGCAGATGGCCGAGCGCAACGCGCAGGCGTCACTGACTTCGCGCATAGCCAGTCGGCAAACGCTGGGAACGCGTTTCGAAGATCTGCGAAACCTGCTGGGTTTGGATGAGCCGCCGCGTCGCATTGAATGCTTCGACATTAGCCATACGCGTGGTGAAGCAACCGTGGCGTCTTGCGTGGTGTTCGGGCCGGAAGGTCCGGAGAAGTCGCACTACCGCCGCTTCAATATCAGCGGCATCACACCCGGCGACGATTACGCCGCCATGCACCAGGCACTCACCCGGCGTTTCCGCAAAGTGGCAGAAGGCGAGGGCGCACGGCCCGATGTGCTGCTGATCGATGGCGGTAGCGGGCAGGTGGCTCAAGCGCTGGATGTTCTTGGCGAACTTGGCGTTACCGGCATCGAAGTGGTCGGCGTCGCCAAGGGCCCGGGCCGTCGGGCCGGTGAGGAAACCCTGATTCTGGCCAGCTCCCATCGAGAGATTCACCCCGGCCCCAGCTCACCGGCACTGCATTTGGTCGCTGCGGTGCGGGATGAGTCCCATCGCTTCGCCATCAGAGGCCATCGCAAGCGTCGTGAGAAAGCCCGTGAGCGCAGCGTGCTGGAAGACGTGCAGGGCGTCGGGGCGCGTCGCCGGACTGCCCTGCTCAAGGCCTTCGGTGGCTTGGCCGGAGTAGAAGCGGCCGGTGTCGAAGAACTGATGCAGGTGAAGGGGATTGATCGCGGCCTTGCCGAACGCATTTATGGCGCGCTTCACGTCTGA
- the aroA gene encoding 3-phosphoshikimate 1-carboxyvinyltransferase, giving the protein MSRAQRLDWVSRPATSLHGDVVVPGDKSVSHRSMMLSAIAEGTSHIRGFLEGEDTRATAAVLAQLGVSIVAPSAGERIVRGVGLHGLRGSDQPLDCGNAGTGMRLLAGLLAGQSFDSTLIGDESLSKRPMRRVTDPLARMDAQIDTPDGLPPLQVHGGRSLHGIRYELPVASAQVKSALLLAGLYAEGSTEVIEPHPTRDYTERMLSAFGWPIEFSPGYAKLEGGHCLRATDVVVPADFSSAAFFLVAASIVPDSVLRLPGVGLNPRRTGLLEALRLMGANITVENQGESGGEAIGDLVVRYAPLHGVELPEALAPDMIDEFPVLFIAAAAAQGRTVMRGAAELRVKESDRITTMAAGMRTLGVRIEETPDGAIIDGGAIDAGAVDSYGDHRIAMSFAVAGLLARGEVMIRDCANVATSFPGFMGLANSCGFALR; this is encoded by the coding sequence ATGAGCAGGGCACAACGCCTGGATTGGGTCAGCCGACCCGCGACGTCCCTGCATGGCGACGTGGTAGTGCCGGGTGACAAGTCGGTCTCGCACCGTTCGATGATGTTGTCCGCCATTGCCGAAGGCACGTCGCATATTCGCGGCTTTCTCGAAGGTGAAGACACCCGCGCCACCGCGGCGGTGCTTGCGCAACTGGGCGTATCGATCGTGGCGCCTTCTGCCGGTGAGCGCATCGTGCGTGGTGTTGGCTTGCATGGCTTGCGTGGTTCGGACCAGCCGCTCGATTGTGGCAATGCGGGCACCGGCATGCGCCTGCTTGCGGGTCTGCTGGCCGGGCAATCGTTCGACAGCACCCTGATCGGCGACGAATCGCTGTCCAAGCGTCCGATGCGCCGCGTGACCGATCCGCTCGCCCGCATGGACGCGCAGATCGACACACCGGATGGACTGCCGCCGTTGCAGGTTCACGGTGGTCGTTCGCTGCATGGCATCCGCTACGAGTTGCCGGTCGCTAGCGCGCAGGTCAAGTCCGCTTTGCTGCTTGCCGGTTTGTATGCCGAAGGCAGCACGGAAGTGATCGAGCCTCATCCCACGCGCGACTACACCGAGCGCATGCTGTCAGCATTCGGTTGGCCGATCGAATTTTCACCGGGTTACGCCAAGCTGGAAGGCGGCCATTGCCTGCGCGCCACGGATGTAGTGGTGCCGGCGGACTTTTCCTCGGCCGCGTTTTTTCTGGTGGCTGCGAGCATCGTGCCCGATTCAGTGCTGCGTCTGCCAGGGGTTGGCTTGAATCCCCGCCGCACGGGGTTGCTGGAAGCGCTACGTTTGATGGGCGCGAATATCACCGTCGAGAACCAGGGCGAAAGTGGCGGCGAAGCCATCGGTGATCTGGTTGTCCGATACGCGCCGCTGCATGGCGTTGAGCTTCCGGAAGCGCTGGCGCCGGACATGATCGACGAATTCCCGGTGCTATTTATTGCGGCTGCCGCGGCGCAAGGACGCACGGTCATGCGTGGCGCCGCCGAGCTGCGCGTCAAGGAGTCTGACCGCATCACCACCATGGCGGCAGGCATGCGAACGCTTGGTGTGCGCATCGAGGAAACGCCCGATGGCGCGATCATTGATGGCGGCGCGATCGATGCTGGCGCGGTCGACAGCTATGGCGATCACCGCATCGCGATGAGCTTTGCTGTGGCGGGCCTGCTGGCCAGGGGCGAGGTGATGATTCGCGATTGTGCCAATGTCGCCACCTCGTTTCCGGGATTTATGGGGCTGGCCAATAGCTGCGGGTTTGCCCTGCGCTGA
- the pheA gene encoding prephenate dehydratase translates to MNEPKPTLSQVRERIDSIDRQIQELISERANWAREVACVKGEGLSAIDYYRPEREAHVLRMVVDRNHGPLSDVEMVRLFREIMSSCLAQEDPLKVGYLGPEGTFSEQAVRKHFGHAAYGLPLGSIEEVFQEVVAGHADFGIVPVENSGQGMIQVTLDMFLTSEARICGEVELRVHQCLLSQRESLEGIRRVYGHAQSLQQCKTWLRVNLPDAECVAVHSNAEGARLARHADDAAAIAGETAGKIYGLNMVAKAIEDRADNTTRFLVIGRSLFPASGNDRTSLLITVNDKPGALYDVLSPFAKHHVSMNRIESRPAHTGKWQYAFFIDVSGHIDDESLQAALKDMGPMATQVRVLGSYPVALP, encoded by the coding sequence ATGAACGAACCCAAACCAACCCTGTCGCAGGTGCGCGAGCGCATCGACAGCATTGATCGGCAGATCCAAGAACTGATCTCCGAACGCGCCAACTGGGCACGCGAAGTGGCGTGTGTGAAAGGCGAAGGGCTTTCCGCGATCGACTATTATCGTCCCGAGCGCGAAGCACATGTGTTGCGCATGGTGGTGGATCGCAATCATGGTCCGCTTTCGGATGTGGAAATGGTGCGGTTGTTCCGCGAGATCATGTCGTCCTGCCTTGCGCAGGAAGATCCGCTCAAGGTCGGCTATCTCGGTCCCGAGGGCACTTTCAGCGAACAAGCGGTGCGCAAGCATTTCGGCCACGCGGCGTATGGCTTGCCGCTTGGCAGTATTGAAGAAGTATTTCAGGAAGTGGTTGCCGGCCACGCCGATTTCGGCATCGTGCCAGTGGAAAACTCCGGGCAGGGCATGATCCAGGTTACGCTGGATATGTTTCTTACCTCTGAGGCGCGCATCTGCGGTGAAGTCGAGCTGCGCGTGCATCAGTGCTTGCTTTCGCAGCGCGAATCGCTGGAAGGCATCCGGCGTGTTTACGGACACGCGCAGTCGTTGCAGCAGTGCAAGACCTGGCTGCGTGTCAACCTGCCGGATGCCGAATGCGTGGCCGTGCATAGCAATGCCGAAGGTGCGCGCCTGGCACGTCATGCGGATGATGCCGCGGCCATTGCCGGCGAAACGGCGGGCAAGATCTATGGCCTCAACATGGTGGCCAAGGCCATTGAGGATCGTGCTGACAACACCACGCGCTTCCTGGTCATCGGACGCTCGCTGTTTCCCGCCTCCGGCAACGATCGCACGTCGCTGTTGATTACCGTCAATGACAAACCCGGCGCGCTGTATGACGTGCTGAGCCCCTTCGCCAAGCACCATGTAAGCATGAACCGCATCGAATCGCGTCCGGCGCATACCGGTAAGTGGCAATACGCCTTCTTCATCGACGTTTCCGGTCATATCGATGATGAGTCGCTGCAGGCGGCGTTGAAAGACATGGGCCCCATGGCGACTCAGGTGCGTGTACTGGGTTCCTACCCGGTAGCTCTGCCATGA
- the kdsB gene encoding 3-deoxy-manno-octulosonate cytidylyltransferase, which yields MSAVHPPFIVAIPARYGSTRLPGKPLRPIDGVPMVVRVAQRALQAGASQVVVATDDQRIVEALSGQGVDVCMTHSEHASGSDRLAECAARYGWSTDVIVVNLQGDEPFAPAAGIREVAKALAEDDVPMATLATPIMDAHELFDPNVVKLVCAANGRALYFSRAPLPWARDAFAANRDVLPKDLPFLRHIGIYAYRAGFLQHYADLSRTPLEQTESLEQLRVLEHGYPIAARLTPEPFPPGIDTEADLHRAQAWLSSQS from the coding sequence ATGTCAGCAGTCCACCCTCCCTTCATCGTCGCCATCCCTGCCCGCTACGGCTCCACCCGTCTGCCAGGCAAGCCGCTTCGCCCTATTGACGGCGTACCGATGGTGGTACGCGTAGCACAGCGGGCCCTGCAAGCAGGGGCTTCGCAGGTCGTGGTGGCCACCGACGATCAGCGCATTGTCGAGGCTTTGTCGGGGCAGGGCGTAGATGTATGCATGACCCACAGCGAGCATGCGTCCGGCAGTGACCGGTTGGCAGAGTGCGCCGCCCGTTATGGCTGGTCCACCGACGTCATCGTGGTGAACCTGCAAGGTGACGAACCCTTCGCCCCTGCCGCAGGTATCCGTGAAGTAGCAAAAGCCCTGGCCGAAGACGACGTGCCGATGGCGACCCTGGCCACGCCAATCATGGATGCTCACGAACTGTTCGATCCGAATGTGGTGAAACTGGTATGCGCCGCCAATGGCCGCGCCCTGTACTTCAGCCGCGCACCGCTGCCGTGGGCGCGTGATGCTTTCGCCGCAAATCGCGACGTGTTGCCGAAAGACCTGCCGTTCCTGCGGCATATCGGTATCTATGCTTATCGCGCCGGCTTTTTGCAGCACTATGCAGACTTGTCGCGCACGCCGCTGGAGCAGACTGAATCACTGGAGCAGTTGCGAGTGCTTGAACACGGTTATCCGATTGCTGCGCGCCTGACCCCGGAGCCCTTCCCGCCGGGCATTGACACCGAAGCGGATCTGCATCGTGCCCAAGCATGGTTGAGTAGTCAGTCATGA